The following DNA comes from Nocardioides panzhihuensis.
GGTGAGCGGTTCTGGGCCGCGCCGTTCAAGTTCCTGTGGAGCAAGCAGGAGGACCAGGTCACCGAGAAGGCCGACGAGCTGCTCGCCCGGTTCCTGCTCGACAAGAAGCGTGAGGACTTCGCGGGATCCCTCTCGGGCGGCCAGCGAAAGCTGCTGGAGATGGCCCGCGCGCTCATGGTCGACCCCGAGGTGGTCATGCTCGACGAGCCGATGGCGGGGGTCAACCCTGCCCTGAAGCAGTCGCTGCTCGGCCACGTGAAGTCGCTGCGCGACGAGGGCCGCACCGTCCTCTTCGTGGAGCACGACATGGACATGGTCCGCGACATCTCCGACTGGGTCATCGTGATGGCTCAGGGCAAGATCGTCGCGGAGGGCACTCCGGAGTCGGTCATGGCCGACCAGCGTGTCATCGACGCCTATCTCGGGGCTCACCACGACACCGATCTGAGCGAGCTCGACGAGGAGCGGCTCGAGGCCGAGGTCGAGGCCGAGATCGCCCAACAGGAGGACTCGAAGTGACTTCCACCGATGCGGACGAGTTCCGCGAGACGCACCTGCGCGAGGCCGAGGGTGCGGTCCTCCGGGCCGACGGCCTGATCGCCGGCTACCTCCCCGGAGTCAACATCCTCAACGACACCGACCTCTACTGCCAGCCCGGCGAGCTGGTCGGCATCATCGGCCCCAACGGCGCCGGCAAGTCGACGCTGCTCAAGGCGCTGTTCGGTCTGGTGAAGATCCATGAGGGCTCGGTACGCCTCGAGGGTGAGGACATCACCGGAAAGCGGGCAGATGAGCTGGTCAGCCGCGGGATCGGGTTCGTCCCGCAGTCCAACAACGTCTTCCCGAGCCTGACCATCGAGGAGAACCTCCTGATGGGCTGCTACCAGGCCCCGAAGAAGTTCACCGAGCGCTTCGACTTCGTGACCGGGATCTTCCCGGCCCTGGGGGAGCGTCGCAAGCAGCGGGCCGGCGGTCTCTCCGGCGGTGAGCGGCAGATGGTCGCGATGGGACGGGCGCTGATGATGGACCCGTCGGTCCTGCTGCTGGACGAGCCCTCCGCGGGGCTCTCGCCGGTGATGCAGGACGAGGTCTTCGTCCAGACCCGCAAGATCAACAAGGCCGGAGTCTCGGTCGTGATGGTCGAGCAGAACGCCCGCCGCTGCCTGCAGATCTGCGACCGCGGCTACGTGCTCGATCAGGGCCGCAACGCCTACACCGGGCCTGGACGCGAGCTCGCCGACGACCCGAAGGTGATCGAGCTCTATCTCGGCACCCTCGGTGCCAAGGAAGACTGAGCGCCCACATCCGAACGCCCAGGGCCCCGGAGCAGCACGCTCCGGGGCCCTGGGCGATGTTCAGGCGACGGTGTGCGAACGCCGCTGCGAGCGCCGCGCGGCGAGCAGCTCGCCGACCGCGCTGGACTGCTTCGGGCTGCGAGACATCCTGGCGTGGTGAGGAAGGGCTCTGCCGAGGACATTGAGCCGGGATCGTACGACGGCGGTCGGCGCGACGCGCATGACAGCCTGAGCGCTGAGGCCGAGCCGGGCCAGGAACCGGTTTCCGTCACGGCCGGCGGCGGAGCCCGCGGCCGCGATCGTCCGGACCCCGCGCTCCTCGGCGAAGACGACGGCCGTCTCCATCAGCATCCGGCCCACGCCACGGCGGCGGAAGCTGGGAACGACGTGGGGAGCGAAGATCTGCACGGTCGGCTCCAGGTTGAGCGGCCCGAAGGTCGTCGCACGCAGGTAGACCGCCCCGACAGGATCGCTGCCGCACTCGGCGACCAGCAGACGCTGGTCGGGGGAGGCCTCGGCGTCGAGGATGATCGTCTCCAGGTCGCTCAGCTGCTCGGGGGCATCGGCCATCCGCAACGAGTCCTGCCAGATGCCGAGAAGGAAGAGCGCATCATCGGCCCGTGCCTCTCGCATCGTCACCGGAACCCTGCTCATCGAGTCGCTCCTCCAACGGTGGGATGCGTACGGATCATCACAATTCCTCCACGATCGAGCCTGTTCCTGGCGGGAATCGGTTTCCCGAGTGATCATGGGTCACCACGGCCCCGATCATACGGAGCCGATCATCGCGGCAACCCAGGCAATGATGCCATGGGGGAGATGTAACGGATTGGTGAAAAGACACGTCCCTCGGGTGCTTCACCCCCCGTGCGTCTCTAGTGTTTCTCCGCAAGGTCCGACGTGAGCCGGGCCAGCCCATACGAAAGAGGGACTTAGCAGTGAACTCATCATCCTCTACCTGGGTGAAGCTGGCCGCAGGCGCCGGCGCCTTGGCGCTCAGCTTCACCCTCGCCGCCTGCGGCGGCGAAACCGCTTCCGAGGAGCCGGAGAAGAAGGCCGCCCCCAAGGGCGACGGCACTCTCACCATCGGGCAGCTCCTCCCGCAGACCGGCAGCCTCGCGTTCCTCGGCCCGCCCGAGTTCGCCGGCTCCGACCTGGCGATCCAGGACATCAACGCCGCCGGCGGTGTGCTCGGCAAGGACGTCACGACGGCCGTCGCCGACTCGGGTGACACCACCGCCGCGATCGCCCCCGCCGAGGCGGACAAGCTCCTCTCCGCCAAGTCCGACGTCATCGTCGGCACCGCCTCCTCGGGCGTGTCGATGACGGTGATCGACAAGATCATGTCGGCCGGCACGGTCATGTTCTCCCCGGCCAACACCTCGACCGAGTTCGACGAGGGCGACTACGCCAAGCCGGACCTCTACTTCCGTACGGCTCCGTCCGACATCCTGCAGGGTGCCGTCATGGCCAACCTGCTGCTCGAGGACAAGCGCACCAACGTGGCGATCCTGGCCCGCCAGGACGCTTACGGCGAGACGCTCGCCGAGGAGATCAAGGCCAACCTCGAGGGCGCCGGCTCCAAGGTGGCGACCACGGCGTACTACTCCGAGGACGCCTCCTCCTACAGCGCCCAGATCAACGAGATCGCCGGCGCCGGTGCCGACGCGGTCGTCGTGATCGCGTTCGAGGAGACCAAGAAGCTGGTCCCTCAGCTCATCTCCGCGGGCGTGGGCCCGGCGAAGCTGCCGACGTACTTCGTCGACGGCAACCTGTCGGACTACTCCGCTGACTTCAGCAAGGGCGAGCTCAAGGGCGTCAAGGGCACCCTCCCGGGCGCCGAGACCGCCGGCGACTTCAAGGCGCAGCTGCTGAAGGTCGACCCGAAGCTGAAGGACTACTCCTACTCCGCCGAGTCCTACGACGCCACGGTCGTCTCCGCTCTGGCGGCGACCCAGGCCGAGAGCGACGCTGGTGAGGCCATCGCCGCGGAGATCGTCGACATCACCACCGGTGGTGAGAAGTGCGAGACGTACGCCGACTGCGTCGCGCTGATCAAGGACGGCAAGGACATCGACTACGACGGCAAGTCCGGTCCGATCGAGCTCGGCGAGACCGGTAGCCCGACGGCCGCGTCCATCGGTATCTACCAGTACAACGACAAGGGCACCTACGCCCCGGTCAAGTACATCGCTGGGGAAGTCTGAGCCTGTGACCCTGCGACGAAGTCGCAGGGTCACGACGCGAAGAGATCGAGCGAGCGCAGCGGGTGAGCTTGCGAACCCGCGAAGCGGGTCGAGATCCGATCTTTGAGCAAAGTTCGACAGTGAAGGGCCCCGGAGCGAACCGCTCCGGGGCCCTTCTACGTGGTTTTCTACATCGAGATCCGGTCGGCGTCGATGAGCGAGCAGGTGATCCGCGAGGTGCAGACCCGCTTGCCGCGCTCGTCGGTGATCACGACCTCGTAGGCCGCCGAGCTGCGCCCGAGGTGGATGGCCGTCGCGGTGCCGGTGACGATGCCGGAGGTCGCCGCGCGGTGGTGGGTGGCGTTGATGTCGACACCGACCGCGACCTTGCCCACCGAGTGGCCGTGGATCCCGGAGCCGATCGACCCGAGGGTCTCGGCGAGGACGACCGAGGCGCCGCCGTGGAGCAGGCCGTACGGCTGGGTGTTGCCCTCGACCGGCATGGTGCCGACGACCTTCTCTGCCGAGATCTCGAGGATCTCGACGCCCATCTTCTCGTTCAGCGCGCCCGCTCCCTGGGGGAGCGACCCCACGAACTTCGCGATCTTGGTGGGGTCGGTGGTGTGGAGTGCATCGGTCATGGATGCATGTTCGCACGCGGCTGTCCACCACTTGGTCTCGACCCGCTTCGCGGTTTCGCAAGCTCACCCGCTGCGCTCGCTCGACCTTCTCGCGTTGCGCCCCGGCTCCTTCGTCGCCGGGCCGCAGGCTCGAATGTCGGTGGTCGTGGATAGAGTCGGACCGTGGCTGATGTGACGCGTGACCGACTGCTCCTTCTCGATGGGCACTCGCTGGCCTACCGGGCCTTCTTCGCTCTGCCGGTGGAGAACTTCTCGACCGTCACGGGGCAGCACACCAATGCCGTCTACGGCTTCACCTCGATGCTGGTCAACGTGCTGCGCGACGAGACCCCGACCCATGTCGCGGTCGCCTTCGACCTGTCGCGGCAGACGTTCCGGCTGGAGGAGTACTCCGAATACAAGGCCAAGCGCAACAAGACGCCCGACGAGTTCAAGTCCCAGCTGCCGCTGATCCAGCGGCTGCTCGACGTGCTCAACATCCGCCACCTGTCGCTGGCCGGCTACGAGGCCGACGACATCATCGCCACCTTGGTGACCCAGGGGCTGGAGGCCGGGATGGAGGTGCTGATCCTGACCGGCGATCGCGACTCGCTGCAGCTGGTCACGGAGTCCTCGACCGTGCTCTATCCGATGCGTGGCGTCTCCGACCTGGCGCGGATGACGCCTGAGTCCGTGGAGGCGAAGTACGGCGTGCCGCCGCAGCGCTATCCCGAGATCGCCGCGCTGGTGGGGGAGGACTCCGACAACCTGCCCGGCATCCCCGGTGTCGGTCCGAAGACCGCCGCGAAGTGGATCAACACCTACGACGGCCTCGACAACGTGATCACCCACGCCGACCAGATCAAGGGCAAGGCCGGCGACAACCTGCGCGCCCACCTCGGTGACGTGATGCGCAACCGGCGGCTCAACGCCCTGGTGCGAGACCTGTCCCTCGAGGTCGGCCCGGCCGACTTCGGGCGGGTCGAGTGGGATCGTGCGGCCGCGCTGGAGCTCCTCGACGAGCTCGAGTTCCGCGGAGAGATCCGCACCCGGATCACCGACGTGCTCGCGCCGGAGGACGACGTCCCGATCGACGAGAGCGGCTTCGCGCTGGAGGGCGAGTCCCTGGCTCCGGGCGCCGTCCCGGCTTACCTGGATGGGCTCGGGGCCACGCCCGTGGGCGTGCATGTGCGCGGGACCTGGGGTTCTGGCACCGGCCGCGTGGACGGGTTCGGCTTCGCGACGCCGGAGCGGGCGGCGTACCTCGGGGTCGACGGGCTCACGCCCGAGGACGAGAAGGCGCTGGCCGACTGGCTCGGGGACGCCTCGAAGCCGAAGATCATGCACGACGCCAAGGGGGCCGAGCTGGCGATCGACGCCCACGGCTGGTCGCTGCGCGGGCTGACCACCGACACCGCGCTGTCGGCCTACATCGTTGCCCCCGACCAGCGCTCCTACGACCTCGCCGACCTGACGCTGCGCTATCTCAAGCGTGAGCTCAAGCAGGAGGACGACGGCGGCCAGGAGTCACTCTTCGGCGACGACGAGGTCGGCGGCGACGGCGTCTCGAAGACCTCGATGCTCTACGCCCGGGCGGTGCTCGACCTCGCCGCCGAGCTCGACTCGGCGGTCGAGGCCGCCGGCGGACACCGGCTGCTGGCCGAGGTGGAGCTTCCGCTGCTGCATCTGCTGGCGCGGATGGAGAAGACCGGGATCGCGGTCGACACCGAGCATCTCGACGCCCTGGAGCGGCACTTCGCCGGCCAGATGAAGCAGGCGGCCGACGAGGCCTACGGAGTGATCGGCAAGGAGATCAACCTCGGCTCGCCCAAGCAGCTGCAGGTGGTGCTCTTCGACGAGCTCGACATGCCGAAGACGAAGCGCACCAAGACCGGTTGGACCACGGACGCCGACGCGCTCCAGCAGCTCTATGTGAAGACCGAGCACCCGTTCCTGATCGCCTTGCTGCGTCACCGCGACGTCACCCGGCTGCGGGTCACCATCGAGGGCCTGCTGAAGACGGTGCAGGACGACGGCCGCATCCACACCACCTTCAACCAGACCATCGCGGCCACCGGACGGCTCTCCTCGACCGAGCCCAACCTGCAGAACATCCCGGTGCGCACCGAGGAGGGTCGCGGGATCCGGAAGGGCTTCGTGGTCGGAGACGGCTACGAGTCGCTGATGACGGCCGACTACAGCCAGATCGAGATGCGGATCATGGCCCACCTGTCCGAGGACGAGCTGCTCATCGAGGCGTTCCGCTCCGGGCGCGACTTCCACTCGATCACCGCCGCGCGGGTCTTCAGTGTCGACCCGGACGCGGTCTCCTCGGAGCAGCGGGCCAAGATCAAGGCGATGAACTACGGCCTGGCCTACGGCCTGTCGGCCTTCGGCCTCTCCCAGCAGCTCGGGATCGAGCCGAGCGAGGCACGTGGGCTGATGGAGGAGTACTTCGAGACCTTCGGCGGCATCCGCGACTACCTGCGCAGCCTGGTCGAGGAGGCCCGTCGCACGGGTTACACCGAGACCATCATGGGTCGCCGCCGCTACCTGCCCGACCTGCTCTCCGACAACCGCCAGCGCCGTGAGACCGCCGAGCGGATGGCGCTCAACGCTCCGATCCAGGGCTCCGCCGCCGACCTGATCAAGGTCGCCATGCTGCGGGTCCAGGCCGCCATCGACGAGGCCGGCCTCAACTCCCGGATGCTTCTCCAGGTCCACGACGAGCTCGTCTTCGAGGTCGCCTCGGGGGAGCGGAAGGCCCTGGAGACCCTGGTGCGCCAGCAGATGGGCTCCGCCGCCGACCTCAACGTCCCCCTCGACGTCTCAGTGGGCACCGGCCTCTCCTGGCACGAAGCCGCCCACTGACCCTGCCGAATCGGGGGTCATGGCGCGCCGAGACGTCACCGGCGTCTGCCGAAGCGTCACTGGCGTCTGCCGAAGCGTCACTGGCGTCTGCCGAAGCGTCACTGGCGTCTGCCGAAGCGTCACTGGCGTCTGCCGAAGCGTCACTGGCGTCTGCCGAAGCGTCACTGGCGTCGGCCGAAGCGTCACTGGCGTCGGCCGAGTTGGCATCCAGATGCCAACTCGGCCGACGCCAGTGACGTCTCGGCAGGGCGTTGGTCAGGAGCGCTGAGAGGTCTGGCTGAGGCGCCAGAAGGTGACGGACAGGAGGACGGCGGCGAGGGCGGCGTCGATGCTGAGGACCGTCCAGACCAGGCCCGCGACGGTGGTCTGCGTCGCGCCGAGGACGAGGACGGCGACGACGGCGATCCAGAGGAAGTACGCCGAGAGCCGGCTGCGCCGGGCCAGGACCGAGTAGACGAGCAGCTGGAGCACGGACAGCACCATGCCGAGGATCGCGAAGACCCAGAGCAGGTCTTGGATCTCGGCGTAGTCGGGGCCGCCGATGAAGATCATCGCGAGCCATGACAACAGCCAGGAGCCCGCGATCGCGCACGCGCCGAGCCCGCCGACCAGCGCCAGCGACCTGAGCAGCGCGGAGCGGCGGCTGGACTCGGCCGACATCGAGGGGAAGGCGATGATCACCACGAACTGTGGGAGGAACAGCACCGCCTTGGTGAGGATCAGGCCACCTGCGTACAGGCCGGAGACGTGGTCGGAGAGGACGTTTCGGGCGATCAGGATGTCGACGTTGGAGAGCGCGAAGAAGCCCAGCAGCGCGATCGAGCCCTGCAGCATCTCGACGACGACCGGCTTCACCGGGCCGACCGCCCCGACAGGAGGCGTACGCCGCCGCAGCACCCACCACCCGACGATCGCCGGCGCGAACTGCGCCAGCGCCACCCCGGCCATGGCGGCACCCTCGGTGGGACGGATCCACATCGCCGCGGTGGTGACCACCAGCCGCGGGATACCGAGAGCCAGATAGACCATCGCCAGGCCGAGCCAACGTCGCTCACCCTGCAGCACCCCGGCCTGACCACCCATGATCGTCAGCGGCACGGCG
Coding sequences within:
- a CDS encoding ABC transporter ATP-binding protein; translation: MTDQKNAGTTETGPAGLVGVSTEPGAKKPDPILVADNITRMFGGLTAVDVEHVEIQRGAITALIGPNGAGKTTFFNLLTGFDQPNSGSWSLEGRSLKGMAPYKVARLGMVRTFQLTKVLAKLTVIENMRLGATGQKGERFWAAPFKFLWSKQEDQVTEKADELLARFLLDKKREDFAGSLSGGQRKLLEMARALMVDPEVVMLDEPMAGVNPALKQSLLGHVKSLRDEGRTVLFVEHDMDMVRDISDWVIVMAQGKIVAEGTPESVMADQRVIDAYLGAHHDTDLSELDEERLEAEVEAEIAQQEDSK
- a CDS encoding GNAT family N-acetyltransferase — protein: MSRVPVTMREARADDALFLLGIWQDSLRMADAPEQLSDLETIILDAEASPDQRLLVAECGSDPVGAVYLRATTFGPLNLEPTVQIFAPHVVPSFRRRGVGRMLMETAVVFAEERGVRTIAAAGSAAGRDGNRFLARLGLSAQAVMRVAPTAVVRSRLNVLGRALPHHARMSRSPKQSSAVGELLAARRSQRRSHTVA
- a CDS encoding hotdog fold thioesterase is translated as MTDALHTTDPTKIAKFVGSLPQGAGALNEKMGVEILEISAEKVVGTMPVEGNTQPYGLLHGGASVVLAETLGSIGSGIHGHSVGKVAVGVDINATHHRAATSGIVTGTATAIHLGRSSAAYEVVITDERGKRVCTSRITCSLIDADRISM
- the polA gene encoding DNA polymerase I codes for the protein MADVTRDRLLLLDGHSLAYRAFFALPVENFSTVTGQHTNAVYGFTSMLVNVLRDETPTHVAVAFDLSRQTFRLEEYSEYKAKRNKTPDEFKSQLPLIQRLLDVLNIRHLSLAGYEADDIIATLVTQGLEAGMEVLILTGDRDSLQLVTESSTVLYPMRGVSDLARMTPESVEAKYGVPPQRYPEIAALVGEDSDNLPGIPGVGPKTAAKWINTYDGLDNVITHADQIKGKAGDNLRAHLGDVMRNRRLNALVRDLSLEVGPADFGRVEWDRAAALELLDELEFRGEIRTRITDVLAPEDDVPIDESGFALEGESLAPGAVPAYLDGLGATPVGVHVRGTWGSGTGRVDGFGFATPERAAYLGVDGLTPEDEKALADWLGDASKPKIMHDAKGAELAIDAHGWSLRGLTTDTALSAYIVAPDQRSYDLADLTLRYLKRELKQEDDGGQESLFGDDEVGGDGVSKTSMLYARAVLDLAAELDSAVEAAGGHRLLAEVELPLLHLLARMEKTGIAVDTEHLDALERHFAGQMKQAADEAYGVIGKEINLGSPKQLQVVLFDELDMPKTKRTKTGWTTDADALQQLYVKTEHPFLIALLRHRDVTRLRVTIEGLLKTVQDDGRIHTTFNQTIAATGRLSSTEPNLQNIPVRTEEGRGIRKGFVVGDGYESLMTADYSQIEMRIMAHLSEDELLIEAFRSGRDFHSITAARVFSVDPDAVSSEQRAKIKAMNYGLAYGLSAFGLSQQLGIEPSEARGLMEEYFETFGGIRDYLRSLVEEARRTGYTETIMGRRRYLPDLLSDNRQRRETAERMALNAPIQGSAADLIKVAMLRVQAAIDEAGLNSRMLLQVHDELVFEVASGERKALETLVRQQMGSAADLNVPLDVSVGTGLSWHEAAH
- a CDS encoding lipopolysaccharide biosynthesis protein, which codes for MTASPISARRRRLSALIRSSGFLAVCIMVTNIATYGFQIIAARILGPSQYGGVASMMSLLLVVGVVQLGMQATASRRVTGTPGQERAIEQTVLRATYRAAIVVGVVMLVASPLVWRVLRLDSIYPALLVAVCAVPLTIMGGQAGVLQGERRWLGLAMVYLALGIPRLVVTTAAMWIRPTEGAAMAGVALAQFAPAIVGWWVLRRRTPPVGAVGPVKPVVVEMLQGSIALLGFFALSNVDILIARNVLSDHVSGLYAGGLILTKAVLFLPQFVVIIAFPSMSAESSRRSALLRSLALVGGLGACAIAGSWLLSWLAMIFIGGPDYAEIQDLLWVFAILGMVLSVLQLLVYSVLARRSRLSAYFLWIAVVAVLVLGATQTTVAGLVWTVLSIDAALAAVLLSVTFWRLSQTSQRS
- a CDS encoding ATP-binding cassette domain-containing protein gives rise to the protein MTSTDADEFRETHLREAEGAVLRADGLIAGYLPGVNILNDTDLYCQPGELVGIIGPNGAGKSTLLKALFGLVKIHEGSVRLEGEDITGKRADELVSRGIGFVPQSNNVFPSLTIEENLLMGCYQAPKKFTERFDFVTGIFPALGERRKQRAGGLSGGERQMVAMGRALMMDPSVLLLDEPSAGLSPVMQDEVFVQTRKINKAGVSVVMVEQNARRCLQICDRGYVLDQGRNAYTGPGRELADDPKVIELYLGTLGAKED
- a CDS encoding ABC transporter substrate-binding protein, encoding MKLAAGAGALALSFTLAACGGETASEEPEKKAAPKGDGTLTIGQLLPQTGSLAFLGPPEFAGSDLAIQDINAAGGVLGKDVTTAVADSGDTTAAIAPAEADKLLSAKSDVIVGTASSGVSMTVIDKIMSAGTVMFSPANTSTEFDEGDYAKPDLYFRTAPSDILQGAVMANLLLEDKRTNVAILARQDAYGETLAEEIKANLEGAGSKVATTAYYSEDASSYSAQINEIAGAGADAVVVIAFEETKKLVPQLISAGVGPAKLPTYFVDGNLSDYSADFSKGELKGVKGTLPGAETAGDFKAQLLKVDPKLKDYSYSAESYDATVVSALAATQAESDAGEAIAAEIVDITTGGEKCETYADCVALIKDGKDIDYDGKSGPIELGETGSPTAASIGIYQYNDKGTYAPVKYIAGEV